The proteins below come from a single Chitinophaga pinensis DSM 2588 genomic window:
- a CDS encoding VOC family protein: MRAINPWINFNGNAEEAFTFYKSIFGGEFSKIVRFKDLASDEFKVPENEADKIMYIALPIGRQNVLIANDVPEFMGKVNEKENRSKIVVSAESREEADKAFNGLSAGGEVEGGIGDTPWGTYAGMFRDKYGIEWIVEFDPNF; encoded by the coding sequence ATGAGAGCAATCAATCCATGGATCAACTTCAACGGCAACGCCGAAGAGGCATTTACTTTTTACAAATCAATTTTTGGCGGCGAATTCAGCAAGATCGTCCGCTTTAAGGACCTGGCAAGTGACGAATTTAAGGTTCCCGAAAATGAAGCGGATAAGATCATGTACATCGCTTTACCGATAGGCAGGCAAAACGTGTTAATCGCCAATGATGTGCCGGAGTTTATGGGTAAGGTAAACGAAAAGGAAAACAGGTCTAAAATAGTTGTAAGTGCCGAAAGCCGTGAAGAAGCCGACAAAGCATTTAACGGATTATCAGCAGGCGGTGAAGTTGAAGGCGGCATTGGTGATACGCCCTGGGGTACCTATGCGGGAATGTTCAGGGATAAATACGGCATTGAATGGATTGTGGAATTTGACCCGAATTTTTAG
- a CDS encoding MFS transporter, protein MQNIQSNKLFWASCLALLVTSLSFGIRAGMMNQLGVDFKLNATQLGTITATAFWGFPLAMVVGGFIVDVIGMKRLLVLAFVFHLAGIALTIFAQGYWTLFFSTLLIGIANGTVEAACNPLVATLYPKEKTTRLNYFHLWFPGGIVIGTLVVTLFVNLHLGWQLQVATMLIPTLIYGYLFSRLDFPPTERVSSGYSSGDMYSAVFTPLFIFMFVCMLMTAITELFTGQWIGLLLKNVTDNALLLLTLTTGIMVVGRAFAKPIVKKLEPQGVLLFSAIFAAAGLYMLSTFTGSSVFLAALIFGIGVCYFWPTMIGFVAENIPQSGALGLNLLGGAGMFAVSIYTMFMGGFYDGLIVKHLPAGSTLATYAAATEGTPEAAMLNEAKNLAGPEVLKITLVLPIILIVAFTFLVVYMRSRRSRQLTGAQTI, encoded by the coding sequence ATGCAAAACATTCAAAGCAATAAGTTATTCTGGGCAAGTTGCCTGGCATTATTAGTGACCTCACTTTCCTTTGGTATCCGCGCAGGAATGATGAACCAGTTAGGGGTCGATTTTAAGTTAAATGCGACTCAGCTGGGTACTATTACGGCTACCGCCTTTTGGGGGTTTCCGCTGGCTATGGTCGTCGGAGGTTTTATAGTCGACGTCATAGGGATGAAACGCCTGCTCGTGCTCGCTTTTGTTTTTCACCTGGCCGGCATAGCACTTACTATTTTTGCGCAGGGTTACTGGACGCTGTTTTTCTCAACGTTACTGATCGGTATTGCCAATGGCACAGTAGAGGCAGCCTGTAATCCGCTGGTGGCTACTCTTTATCCGAAGGAAAAGACAACCAGGTTGAACTACTTTCACCTTTGGTTTCCGGGTGGTATCGTGATCGGTACGCTGGTGGTTACTTTGTTTGTTAATCTGCACCTGGGCTGGCAATTGCAGGTGGCTACGATGCTGATACCTACCCTGATCTATGGATATCTGTTTTCGAGGCTGGATTTTCCGCCTACGGAAAGAGTTTCATCCGGTTATTCCAGCGGTGACATGTACTCGGCAGTATTTACACCGCTTTTTATCTTTATGTTCGTCTGCATGTTGATGACTGCCATCACCGAGCTTTTCACTGGTCAGTGGATAGGTCTGCTGCTGAAAAACGTCACAGACAATGCACTTTTACTGCTGACGCTAACGACTGGTATTATGGTTGTGGGGAGAGCCTTCGCCAAGCCAATCGTTAAGAAGCTGGAACCACAGGGTGTACTATTGTTTTCTGCCATCTTCGCTGCGGCAGGTCTTTATATGCTGAGTACATTTACAGGCAGCTCGGTATTCCTCGCCGCCCTGATCTTCGGTATTGGCGTATGTTACTTCTGGCCAACCATGATCGGTTTTGTTGCCGAAAACATTCCACAATCAGGAGCACTGGGGCTTAACCTGCTGGGCGGGGCCGGGATGTTCGCCGTATCCATATATACGATGTTTATGGGAGGATTTTATGATGGTTTGATTGTTAAACATCTTCCGGCAGGTAGCACCCTGGCCACCTATGCGGCTGCAACGGAAGGTACCCCCGAAGCCGCCATGTTAAACGAGGCGAAAAACCTTGCAGGCCCTGAAGTATTAAAGATTACTTTAGTGCTGCCAATTATCCTGATTGTCGCATTTACTTTCCTGGTAGTTTACATGAGATCCAGAAGGTCAAGACAACTGACCGGCGCGCAAACTATTTAA
- a CDS encoding dihydrofolate reductase family protein codes for MRTVKFGMNISLDGYCDHTIGNPSEELMDYFTAMMDDVDLLFFGRVMYQMMFPYWSDVARDKSGSAAENRFAERLSAIDRVVASTTLDSEDAKTRIVRSNPAEELLKLKQQSGKKIAIDTVSMLPELVKAGLIDEFYLVIHPVIAGQGRHLFPAGSLHELVQLKLTETKTFQNGCVAHHYLKQ; via the coding sequence ATCGGTAATCCCAGCGAAGAGTTGATGGACTATTTCACAGCCATGATGGACGACGTAGATCTGCTATTTTTTGGACGTGTCATGTATCAGATGATGTTTCCTTATTGGTCAGATGTGGCAAGGGACAAATCTGGTTCAGCAGCAGAGAACAGGTTTGCAGAGCGGTTATCTGCAATTGATCGCGTCGTGGCATCTACAACTTTGGATAGCGAGGACGCCAAAACGCGCATTGTTCGTAGCAATCCCGCAGAAGAACTGCTAAAATTAAAACAACAATCAGGTAAGAAAATAGCTATTGATACCGTAAGTATGTTACCTGAATTGGTGAAAGCGGGACTTATTGACGAGTTTTATCTGGTTATCCACCCGGTCATTGCAGGCCAGGGAAGACACTTGTTTCCTGCCGGAAGTCTGCATGAACTAGTGCAACTTAAATTGACAGAGACCAAAACTTTCCAAAACGGCTGTGTGGCGCATCATTATCTAAAGCAATAA